From the Leptolyngbya sp. O-77 genome, one window contains:
- a CDS encoding endonuclease domain-containing protein, with protein MVKKMLNRIRGTTPNIEQAAKHLRKHQTPAESRLWEAPRNKKLHGLRFRRQHPVGNFIADFYCPACKLVIELDGGIHAHQADYDAARTQEMAAYGYRVIRFENQQVLDDLNSVLDVIYQEALHRSLLE; from the coding sequence CATTCGTGGTACTACGCCGAATATTGAGCAGGCTGCCAAGCATCTCAGAAAACACCAAACGCCAGCAGAATCCCGCTTATGGGAGGCACCAAGAAACAAAAAGCTACATGGCTTGCGGTTTCGCCGTCAACATCCTGTTGGTAACTTTATTGCTGATTTTTATTGTCCAGCATGCAAGTTAGTGATTGAGTTGGATGGAGGAATCCATGCTCATCAAGCCGACTATGACGCTGCTAGAACACAAGAGATGGCAGCTTACGGCTATCGAGTGATCCGATTTGAGAACCAGCAGGTTCTGGATGATTTGAACTCGGTACTGGATGTGATTTATCAGGAAGCACTGCATCGATCGCTGCTTGAGTAA